From Microbacterium invictum, the proteins below share one genomic window:
- a CDS encoding AzlC family ABC transporter permease — MSHEREQVRRAWRDGLGVAIATSAYGISFGALAVASGLDVWQTCVLSLLMFTGGSQFAFVGVIGAGGLAAAPAAIASAGLLGARNVAYGLRMSPVIGAGFWRRAAAAHFTIDESTAVSLAQTAPRARLTGFWVTGIGIYIGWNLSTLAGALLGDVLGDPRAYGLDAAAAAAFLALLWPRLRRTQAIAVGIAAAVVATVLTPSLMPGIPVLLAAVVAVVVGWTNWLGDRESAPEEPDDVPEREGLP; from the coding sequence GTGAGTCACGAACGCGAGCAGGTCCGGCGCGCGTGGCGCGATGGGCTCGGCGTGGCGATCGCCACCAGTGCGTACGGCATCTCCTTCGGCGCTCTCGCGGTGGCCTCGGGCCTGGACGTGTGGCAGACGTGCGTGCTGAGCCTGCTCATGTTCACCGGCGGATCGCAGTTCGCATTCGTCGGGGTGATCGGCGCGGGCGGGCTCGCGGCCGCACCTGCGGCGATCGCATCGGCGGGGCTGCTCGGCGCCCGCAACGTCGCCTACGGGCTGCGCATGTCGCCGGTCATCGGCGCCGGATTCTGGCGCCGGGCCGCGGCGGCGCACTTCACGATCGACGAGTCGACCGCCGTCTCGCTCGCGCAGACGGCACCACGGGCGCGGCTGACCGGGTTCTGGGTGACCGGCATCGGCATCTACATCGGGTGGAACCTCTCGACCCTCGCCGGCGCGCTGCTGGGCGATGTGCTCGGCGACCCGCGGGCCTATGGGCTCGACGCCGCGGCCGCGGCCGCATTCCTCGCGCTGCTGTGGCCGCGCCTGCGGCGCACGCAGGCCATCGCGGTGGGGATTGCGGCCGCAGTGGTGGCCACGGTGCTCACCCCGTCGCTCATGCCCGGCATCCCGGTGCTGCTGGCGGCCGTGGTGGCGGTGGTCGTGGGATGGACGAACTGGCTCGGCGATCGGGAATCGGCGCCCGAAGAGCCCGACGACGTCCCCGAACGGGAGGGGCTGCCATGA
- a CDS encoding AzlD domain-containing protein, which yields MTLWNAVIVSALVCVALKTLGYLIPPRWFEAPAPSRITDLLTVALLAALVAVQTLGVGQAIVVDARVPAVLVAAGLLMLRAPFLVVVVAAAVVAALLRLWGWAA from the coding sequence ATGACGCTGTGGAACGCCGTCATCGTCTCGGCACTCGTGTGCGTCGCGCTCAAGACCCTCGGCTATCTGATCCCGCCCCGGTGGTTCGAAGCGCCCGCGCCCTCGCGCATCACCGACCTGCTGACCGTCGCGCTGCTGGCCGCACTCGTCGCCGTGCAGACCCTCGGGGTCGGTCAGGCGATCGTCGTCGACGCGCGCGTGCCGGCCGTGCTGGTGGCAGCGGGCCTGCTCATGCTGCGTGCGCCGTTCCTGGTCGTCGTGGTCGCCGCAGCCGTGGTGGCCGCACTGCTGCGCTTGTGGGGCTGGGCGGCCTGA
- a CDS encoding DUF6113 family protein, with product MKFSWARVATWVVAAAIGFVYGIAGTIGQSARWGWFPVGLIVAIIGVAALVLAVRLLTADRWAALATGAGIALSTVLFSGTGPGGSVVVPAPPEGELSTGVIWMFAAPIVAGLIVAWPSTPAVRDASEDRPTN from the coding sequence GTGAAGTTCTCGTGGGCCCGCGTGGCGACCTGGGTGGTCGCGGCCGCCATCGGCTTCGTCTACGGCATTGCCGGGACGATAGGCCAGAGCGCGCGCTGGGGCTGGTTCCCCGTCGGCCTGATCGTCGCGATCATCGGCGTCGCCGCGCTCGTGCTGGCCGTCCGCCTGCTCACCGCAGACCGCTGGGCGGCTCTGGCCACCGGAGCGGGCATCGCCCTGTCGACGGTGCTGTTCTCCGGAACCGGTCCGGGCGGGTCGGTCGTGGTGCCCGCACCGCCCGAGGGGGAGCTGTCGACCGGGGTGATCTGGATGTTCGCCGCGCCGATCGTCGCCGGGCTGATCGTCGCGTGGCCGTCGACACCGGCAGTCCGCGACGCGTCCGAGGATCGGCCCACGAACTAG
- the fdxA gene encoding ferredoxin — translation MTYVIALPCVDVKDRACVDECPVDCIYEGERSLYIHPDECVDCGACEPVCPVEAIYYEDDLPDEWQDYYTANVEFFDDIGSPGGAAKIGVIKKDHPVIAALPPQAP, via the coding sequence GTGACGTATGTGATCGCCCTGCCGTGCGTCGACGTGAAGGACCGCGCCTGCGTCGATGAGTGTCCCGTGGACTGCATCTACGAGGGTGAACGCTCGCTGTACATCCACCCCGACGAGTGCGTCGACTGCGGTGCGTGCGAACCGGTGTGCCCCGTCGAGGCGATCTACTACGAAGACGACCTGCCCGACGAGTGGCAGGACTACTACACCGCCAACGTCGAGTTCTTCGACGACATCGGGTCACCCGGCGGCGCCGCCAAGATCGGCGTCATCAAGAAGGATCACCCGGTGATCGCCGCACTGCCTCCGCAGGCGCCGTAA
- the dapC gene encoding succinyldiaminopimelate transaminase — protein sequence MAVRDLADYPWDAVAPYAQKARNHPGGIVDLSIGSPVDPTPAVIAEALRAATDAHAYPQTVGTPALREAIVAWYARRRGVPGLSVDQVLPTVGSKELVALLPLLLDVTAGDVVVHPRAAYPSYEVGARLVGATPLASDDPAEWPEGTRLVWLNSPGNPDGRVLGIDELRAAVSRARELGAVLASDECYAELGWDDPWMDAGVPSVLDPRVTAGDVTGILSVYSLSKQSNLAGYRAAFLAGDSALVVRLLTARKHLGLMLPTPVQAAMTVALGDDAHVGEQKERYRVRRDILRPALEHAGLRIDRSEGGLYLWATAGEDAWTTMDRMAGHGILAGPGHFYGTHFPQHVRFSLTATDERIAEAARRLSGS from the coding sequence ATGGCCGTCCGCGACCTCGCCGACTACCCCTGGGACGCCGTCGCACCCTACGCTCAGAAGGCGCGCAACCACCCCGGTGGCATCGTCGACCTGTCCATCGGCTCACCCGTCGACCCGACGCCGGCCGTCATCGCCGAGGCGCTGCGGGCCGCGACCGACGCCCACGCCTACCCGCAGACGGTGGGTACGCCCGCCCTGCGCGAGGCGATCGTCGCCTGGTATGCCCGCCGCCGGGGGGTGCCCGGGCTCAGCGTCGATCAGGTGCTGCCGACCGTCGGCTCCAAGGAGCTCGTCGCCCTCCTGCCGCTGCTGCTGGACGTCACCGCCGGGGACGTCGTCGTCCACCCGCGTGCGGCGTACCCGTCGTACGAGGTCGGCGCCCGGCTCGTCGGCGCGACTCCGTTGGCGTCGGACGACCCGGCCGAGTGGCCCGAGGGCACGCGGCTGGTGTGGCTGAACTCGCCCGGCAACCCCGATGGCCGCGTGCTCGGCATCGACGAGCTGCGCGCCGCCGTCTCCCGTGCCCGTGAACTGGGTGCGGTCCTCGCGTCGGACGAGTGCTACGCCGAGCTCGGCTGGGACGATCCGTGGATGGATGCCGGGGTGCCCAGCGTCCTGGACCCTCGTGTGACGGCGGGTGATGTCACCGGCATCCTGTCGGTCTACTCCCTCAGCAAGCAGTCGAACCTCGCCGGGTACCGGGCCGCGTTCCTCGCCGGCGACTCGGCGCTCGTCGTCCGACTGCTCACCGCGCGCAAGCACCTCGGTCTCATGCTGCCCACGCCCGTGCAGGCCGCGATGACCGTCGCGCTCGGCGACGACGCGCACGTCGGCGAGCAGAAGGAGCGCTACCGGGTCCGTCGCGACATCCTGCGTCCGGCACTCGAGCACGCCGGGCTGCGCATCGACCGCAGCGAGGGCGGACTCTACCTGTGGGCGACCGCGGGCGAGGACGCGTGGACGACGATGGACCGCATGGCCGGCCACGGCATCCTCGCCGGACCCGGGCACTTCTACGGCACGCACTTCCCGCAGCACGTGCGCTTCTCGCTCACCGCGACCGATGAGCGGATCGCCGAGGCGGCACGCCGGCTGTCGGGTTCGTAG
- a CDS encoding citrate synthase: MSNPDTPQTAQVTIGDRTAQLPILPGAEGIPSVDFSTFTKQTGHTALDYGFVNTASTTSKITYIDGDEGILRYRGYPIEQLATGSTYLEVAWLLLYGELPTADELAEFDDRIRRHTLLHEDLKHFFSSLPHTAHPMSVLSSATAALSTYYEHQSDPHDPEHVELNTIRLLAKLPVIAAYAHKKSVGQAFLYPDNSLSFVDNFLKLNFGVHSEPYEINPVMSRALERLLILHEDHEQNASTSTVRLVGSTGANQFSSISAGINALYGPLHGGANEAVLDMLARIRDSGESVQRFVERVKNKEDGVKLMGFGHRVYKNYDPRARLVKESADEVLRELGVHDPLLDLATELEQVALEDDYFKERRLYPNVDFYTGVIYKAMGFPTRMFTVLFAIGRLPGWLAHWREMQYDPQTKIGRPQQLYIGAGARDYPGAN, encoded by the coding sequence GTGAGCAACCCGGATACCCCTCAGACGGCCCAGGTCACCATCGGTGACCGGACCGCCCAGCTGCCGATCCTCCCCGGTGCAGAGGGCATCCCCAGCGTCGACTTCTCGACCTTCACGAAGCAGACCGGGCACACCGCGCTGGACTACGGCTTCGTCAACACGGCATCCACCACCTCGAAGATCACCTACATCGACGGCGACGAGGGAATCCTGCGCTACCGCGGGTATCCGATCGAGCAGCTGGCGACGGGCAGCACCTATCTCGAGGTCGCCTGGTTGCTGCTGTACGGCGAACTGCCCACCGCCGATGAGCTCGCCGAGTTCGACGACAGGATCCGTCGCCACACGCTTCTGCACGAAGACCTCAAGCACTTCTTCTCGTCGCTGCCGCACACGGCGCACCCGATGTCGGTGCTTTCTTCGGCCACGGCGGCGCTGTCGACGTACTACGAGCACCAGTCCGACCCGCACGATCCCGAGCACGTCGAGCTGAACACCATTCGGCTGCTGGCCAAGCTGCCCGTCATCGCCGCGTATGCGCACAAGAAGAGCGTCGGACAGGCGTTCCTGTACCCCGACAACTCGCTGAGCTTCGTCGACAACTTCCTCAAGCTCAACTTCGGCGTGCACAGCGAGCCGTACGAGATCAACCCGGTCATGTCGCGGGCCCTCGAGCGTCTGCTGATCCTGCACGAAGACCACGAGCAGAACGCATCCACCTCGACGGTGCGCCTGGTCGGGTCCACGGGCGCCAACCAGTTCTCGTCGATCTCGGCGGGCATCAACGCCCTGTACGGTCCGCTGCACGGCGGCGCGAACGAGGCCGTGCTCGACATGCTCGCGCGCATCCGCGATTCGGGTGAGAGCGTCCAGCGCTTCGTCGAGCGGGTCAAGAACAAGGAAGACGGCGTGAAGCTCATGGGCTTCGGGCATCGCGTCTACAAGAACTACGACCCCCGCGCCAGGCTGGTCAAGGAGTCGGCCGACGAGGTGCTGCGCGAACTCGGGGTGCATGACCCGCTGCTCGACCTGGCCACCGAGCTCGAGCAGGTCGCCCTCGAGGACGACTACTTCAAGGAGCGTCGCCTCTACCCGAACGTCGACTTCTACACGGGCGTGATCTACAAGGCGATGGGCTTCCCGACGCGGATGTTCACCGTCCTGTTCGCCATCGGCCGGCTGCCCGGCTGGCTCGCGCACTGGCGCGAGATGCAGTACGACCCGCAGACGAAGATCGGCCGCCCCCAGCAGCTGTACATCGGCGCCGGCGCGCGGGACTACCCCGGCGCGAACTGA
- the dapD gene encoding 2,3,4,5-tetrahydropyridine-2,6-dicarboxylate N-succinyltransferase has protein sequence MSEARRVWGVGLATVSERGTVLDTWYPEPAFGAAPDAADTAAWDAYAGPDERRAVTVEVVVTEIDLDVAPQGTSDAYLRLHALSHRLVAPNDLNLDGIFGHLPNVAWTNAGPVDPDDLTRLRPRLQRAGIQVQGLDKFPRLTDYVVPAGVRIADASRVRLGAHLSPGTTVMHEGFVNFNAGTLGASMVEGRVSQGVVVGDGSDVGGGASIMGTLSGGGAHRVSIGARTLLGANAGIGISLGDDCVVEAGLYVTAGSKIVLADGAPRHDNSRPVVKGAELSGRSGLLFRRNSLTGAIEAVRRAGVGVTLNEALHA, from the coding sequence ATGAGTGAAGCGCGTCGGGTATGGGGTGTCGGTCTGGCCACGGTCAGCGAGCGGGGCACGGTGCTGGACACCTGGTACCCCGAACCGGCTTTCGGCGCTGCTCCGGATGCCGCCGACACGGCCGCCTGGGACGCCTATGCCGGGCCCGATGAGCGTCGCGCCGTGACCGTGGAGGTCGTCGTCACCGAGATCGACCTCGATGTCGCGCCGCAGGGCACCTCGGACGCGTACCTGCGGCTGCACGCACTCTCACATCGCCTCGTCGCCCCGAACGACCTCAACCTCGACGGCATCTTCGGCCACCTGCCCAACGTGGCGTGGACCAACGCCGGCCCCGTGGACCCCGACGACCTCACGCGCCTGCGCCCGCGGCTGCAGCGCGCCGGCATCCAGGTGCAGGGTCTCGACAAGTTCCCGCGCCTGACCGACTACGTGGTCCCCGCGGGCGTGCGCATCGCCGATGCGTCACGCGTGCGGCTCGGGGCGCACCTGTCGCCCGGCACCACGGTCATGCACGAGGGCTTCGTCAACTTCAACGCCGGCACGCTCGGCGCCTCCATGGTCGAGGGACGCGTCTCGCAGGGCGTCGTCGTCGGCGACGGCAGCGACGTCGGCGGCGGTGCATCCATCATGGGGACGCTGTCGGGCGGCGGCGCGCACCGGGTCTCGATCGGCGCCCGCACGCTGCTGGGCGCCAACGCCGGCATCGGCATCTCGCTCGGCGACGACTGCGTCGTCGAAGCCGGCCTGTACGTCACCGCCGGATCGAAGATCGTCCTCGCCGACGGCGCACCGCGCCACGACAACTCGCGGCCCGTCGTGAAGGGCGCCGAGCTCTCCGGTCGGAGCGGCCTGCTGTTCCGCCGCAACTCGCTCACCGGAGCGATCGAAGCCGTGCGCCGCGCGGGCGTGGGCGTGACTCTGAACGAGGCCCTGCACGCCTGA
- the dapE gene encoding succinyl-diaminopimelate desuccinylase, protein MLDLTASSVDLTRIICDIPSVSDSETVLADAIHAAVAALGHLEVHRDGDTIVARTMLGRAQRVVIAGHIDTVPINANVPTRDIEVDGEPYLWGRGTVDMKAGVAVQLKLAAELTSPRVDVTWMWYDHEEVDADLNGLTRLAAVRPDLFAGDFAILGEPSNGQVEGGCNGNLRAIVRTDGVRSHSARAWMGQNAIHKAAPVLARLAEYRPREIEVEGLVYREGLNAVRIGGGVAGNVIPDLCEVEVNYRFAPNHTAAEAEEHVRSVFEGFDVEVVDLAVGARPGLHAALAQEFVAAVGAVPQPKYGWTDVARFSALGVPAVNYGPGDPSLAHHDQERVSLAQIDAVEHGLRAWLTAV, encoded by the coding sequence ATGCTCGATCTCACCGCCTCGTCCGTCGATCTCACGCGCATCATCTGCGACATCCCGAGCGTTTCGGACTCCGAGACGGTGCTCGCCGACGCGATCCACGCGGCGGTCGCCGCGCTCGGGCACCTCGAGGTCCACCGCGACGGCGACACCATCGTGGCCCGCACCATGCTGGGGCGTGCGCAGCGTGTCGTGATCGCCGGGCACATCGACACCGTGCCGATCAACGCGAACGTGCCCACGCGCGACATCGAGGTCGACGGTGAGCCGTATCTGTGGGGGCGCGGGACGGTCGACATGAAGGCGGGCGTCGCCGTGCAGCTCAAGCTCGCCGCCGAGCTCACCAGCCCCCGTGTCGACGTCACCTGGATGTGGTACGACCATGAAGAGGTGGATGCCGATCTCAACGGCCTCACCCGGCTCGCCGCCGTGCGTCCCGACCTCTTCGCCGGCGACTTCGCGATCCTCGGCGAGCCCTCCAACGGACAGGTCGAAGGCGGCTGCAACGGCAATCTCCGTGCGATCGTTCGCACCGACGGCGTGCGCTCGCACAGCGCGAGGGCGTGGATGGGGCAGAACGCGATCCACAAGGCCGCCCCCGTGCTGGCGCGCCTGGCCGAGTACCGGCCGCGCGAGATCGAGGTGGAGGGACTCGTCTACCGCGAGGGGCTCAACGCGGTGCGCATCGGCGGGGGCGTGGCCGGCAACGTCATCCCCGACCTGTGCGAGGTCGAGGTGAACTACCGGTTCGCCCCCAATCACACGGCCGCCGAGGCGGAGGAGCATGTCCGCTCGGTGTTCGAGGGGTTCGACGTCGAGGTCGTGGACCTCGCGGTCGGCGCGCGTCCGGGACTGCACGCCGCTCTCGCGCAGGAGTTCGTCGCCGCGGTCGGCGCGGTCCCGCAGCCCAAGTACGGGTGGACCGACGTCGCGCGCTTCTCGGCGCTCGGAGTGCCGGCCGTCAACTACGGCCCCGGCGACCCGAGCCTCGCCCACCACGATCAGGAGCGGGTCTCTCTCGCGCAGATCGACGCGGTCGAGCACGGCCTGCGGGCGTGGCTGACGGCGGTGTGA
- a CDS encoding glycosyltransferase family 39 protein yields MADGGVTLRHRAREIPVALRVAILYLLARLITTGFIALAAGLSGPASRFGADATVSELLMGWDAQWYWSIVTQGYPTDLPVDLAGDVQQNQWAFMPVYPVLANLVGLPLGSYAAGAFLVPVVAGYLACLVLYRLLRDRLDETATMWAVLLFAAGPLAAMFHLGYAEALFLLWLFLALRCLQRRRFGWLYLLIPLMGYTRPGVLAFALLLGLYGIWRWFRRRRDPLPVREIVHIIALGLIAVIVGFSWQVIAGIVTGDMSAYLDTELSWRRGWLSAEESGFVPFAGFVQAAGMWFRLWGMPSALGYAALAVCVGAVAWLLLSERHVRRLGVVVRLWSASYIVYLLAVFFPQSSIFRLLLPLSPLYGALAAPRSTWWRVAMLVLGLAGQWWWIYSMLAQGNAYTQIP; encoded by the coding sequence GTGGCTGACGGCGGTGTGACGCTCCGCCACCGTGCCCGGGAGATCCCGGTCGCGTTGCGCGTTGCCATCCTGTACCTGCTCGCCCGGCTGATCACCACCGGATTCATCGCACTGGCCGCGGGGCTGTCGGGCCCGGCATCCCGATTCGGGGCGGATGCCACGGTCTCCGAACTGCTGATGGGCTGGGACGCCCAGTGGTACTGGTCCATCGTCACGCAGGGGTACCCGACCGATCTCCCGGTCGATCTCGCCGGAGACGTGCAGCAGAACCAGTGGGCGTTCATGCCGGTGTACCCGGTGCTCGCGAATCTGGTGGGACTGCCGCTGGGGTCGTACGCGGCCGGCGCATTCCTCGTCCCGGTCGTGGCGGGCTACCTGGCCTGCCTCGTCCTGTACCGGCTGCTGCGCGACCGGCTGGACGAGACCGCCACTATGTGGGCCGTCCTGCTGTTCGCGGCGGGACCGCTCGCGGCGATGTTCCATCTGGGCTACGCCGAAGCGCTCTTCCTGCTGTGGCTGTTCCTCGCACTGCGGTGCCTGCAGCGCCGCCGGTTCGGCTGGCTGTACCTGCTCATTCCGCTGATGGGATATACCCGTCCGGGCGTGCTCGCGTTCGCCCTGCTGCTCGGGCTGTACGGCATCTGGCGCTGGTTCCGCCGCCGCCGCGACCCGCTGCCCGTCCGCGAGATCGTCCACATCATCGCGCTGGGGCTCATCGCCGTGATCGTCGGGTTCTCCTGGCAAGTGATCGCCGGCATCGTGACCGGCGACATGTCGGCCTACCTCGACACCGAACTGTCGTGGCGACGCGGCTGGCTCAGCGCCGAGGAGTCCGGATTCGTGCCGTTCGCGGGCTTCGTCCAGGCGGCCGGTATGTGGTTCCGGCTGTGGGGCATGCCGTCTGCCCTCGGCTATGCGGCGCTGGCGGTCTGCGTCGGGGCGGTTGCCTGGCTGCTGCTGTCCGAACGTCACGTGCGGCGGCTGGGCGTCGTCGTCCGGCTGTGGTCGGCGTCGTACATCGTGTACCTGCTGGCCGTCTTCTTCCCGCAGTCGAGCATCTTCCGGCTCCTGCTTCCGCTGTCGCCGCTGTACGGAGCACTGGCGGCCCCGCGATCGACCTGGTGGCGGGTCGCGATGCTCGTGCTCGGGCTGGCCGGCCAGTGGTGGTGGATCTACAGCATGCTCGCGCAGGGGAATGCGTATACCCAGATTCCGTGA
- a CDS encoding DUF3117 domain-containing protein, with translation MAAMKPRTGDGPMEAVKEGRLIIVRVPLEGGGRLVVSVNAEEAKELHGVLGEVVGAA, from the coding sequence ATGGCAGCCATGAAGCCGCGCACCGGAGACGGACCGATGGAGGCCGTGAAGGAGGGGCGCCTGATCATCGTGCGTGTTCCGCTGGAAGGCGGCGGACGTCTTGTGGTGTCTGTCAACGCCGAAGAGGCCAAGGAGCTGCACGGCGTCCTGGGCGAGGTCGTCGGCGCCGCCTGA
- a CDS encoding O-methyltransferase → MAEHDAIRRFADEATIEPDAIARARAHALELGADPISPVIGAQCAVLAAATGALNIVEIGTGGGVSGLWLLHGSPRATLTTIDKEPEHLALARTAFADAKIPAARARFITGRAADVLPRMNEASYDIVLVDADAEGVIEYVEHGLRLVRAGGTVLVPRVLAGGAVADPVKRDPTTSAYRSLIQETQASPAVLGALSIAGEGLLQLTTTAAERR, encoded by the coding sequence ATGGCCGAACACGACGCGATCCGCAGGTTCGCCGATGAGGCGACGATCGAACCCGACGCCATCGCGCGCGCCCGGGCCCATGCCCTCGAGCTCGGCGCCGACCCCATCAGCCCCGTCATCGGCGCGCAGTGCGCGGTGCTGGCCGCGGCTACGGGGGCGCTGAACATCGTCGAGATCGGCACCGGCGGCGGCGTCTCGGGCCTCTGGCTGCTGCACGGTTCACCGCGCGCCACCCTCACGACGATCGACAAGGAGCCCGAGCACCTCGCGCTCGCGCGCACGGCGTTCGCCGACGCGAAGATCCCGGCCGCGCGCGCCCGCTTCATCACCGGCCGCGCCGCCGATGTCCTGCCCCGCATGAACGAGGCCTCGTACGACATCGTGCTCGTCGATGCCGACGCCGAGGGCGTCATCGAGTACGTGGAGCACGGCCTGCGACTCGTCCGCGCCGGAGGCACCGTGCTGGTCCCCCGCGTGCTCGCCGGCGGAGCCGTCGCCGACCCGGTCAAGCGCGATCCCACCACGAGCGCGTACCGCTCGCTCATCCAGGAGACCCAGGCTTCGCCGGCGGTCCTGGGCGCGCTGTCCATCGCGGGCGAAGGCCTGCTGCAGTTGACGACCACGGCCGCCGAGAGACGCTGA
- a CDS encoding Sec-independent protein translocase TatB: protein MFFGLDMEKLLLIALVAALLLGPERLPRYAEMLGRFTVRAKEWLQGAKGRVKEEMGEDFDDVEWRKLDPRQYDPRRIIRDALLDDAPVPTVRAAGVAAAVAATAPDPAPVFVADDPDRPVPYDSEAT, encoded by the coding sequence ATGTTCTTCGGGCTCGACATGGAGAAGCTCCTCCTCATCGCGCTCGTCGCCGCGCTCCTGCTCGGGCCGGAGCGCCTCCCGCGCTACGCCGAGATGCTCGGTCGGTTCACCGTCCGGGCCAAGGAGTGGCTGCAGGGCGCCAAGGGCCGTGTCAAAGAGGAGATGGGCGAGGACTTCGACGACGTCGAGTGGCGCAAGCTCGACCCGCGTCAGTACGATCCGCGCCGGATCATCCGCGACGCCCTGCTCGACGATGCCCCCGTGCCGACGGTGCGCGCGGCCGGCGTCGCCGCAGCCGTCGCAGCCACCGCGCCGGACCCGGCACCGGTCTTCGTCGCCGACGACCCCGACCGGCCCGTTCCGTACGACTCCGAGGCCACCTGA
- a CDS encoding P-loop NTPase: MTDAVDVRTAVGAVMDPELRRPLSKLDMVREVRVDAGSATVQIALTIVGCPAADRIERDVHAAAAAVAGIHDVTVEVGVMTPAERTALTERLRGGRAQRVMPFGPESLTRVIAVTSGKGGVGKSTVTANLAVALAQRGLAVGLIDADVHGFSIPALLGLIEDDGLPPQPTRIDDLMLPPVGYDVKAISIGMFLPRDAPAGGAVAWRGPMLHRTVNQFLNDVYFGDLDVLLLDMPPGTGDVAISVGQLLPHADVLVVTTPQPAAAEVAVRSGLVARQTGQRVIGVVENMAALTLADGTSLDLFGSGGGAAVAAALSTDDETVPLLGSIPLSPALRSGGDEGRPIVASTPDDPAAVALDAIALRLATTGRSRAGRPLPVSRA, from the coding sequence ATGACCGATGCCGTCGACGTGCGCACGGCCGTCGGCGCCGTGATGGATCCCGAGCTGCGGCGGCCGCTGTCGAAGCTCGACATGGTCCGTGAGGTGCGGGTGGATGCCGGGAGCGCAACCGTGCAGATCGCGCTGACGATCGTGGGGTGTCCCGCCGCCGACCGCATCGAGCGGGACGTCCACGCCGCCGCGGCGGCCGTCGCGGGCATCCACGACGTCACCGTCGAGGTCGGCGTCATGACCCCGGCCGAGCGCACGGCGCTCACCGAGCGCCTGCGGGGCGGGAGGGCGCAGCGGGTGATGCCCTTCGGACCCGAATCACTCACCCGGGTCATCGCCGTCACCAGCGGCAAGGGCGGGGTCGGCAAGTCCACGGTCACCGCGAACCTCGCCGTCGCGCTCGCGCAGCGCGGACTCGCGGTCGGGCTCATCGACGCGGACGTGCACGGCTTCTCGATCCCCGCCCTGCTGGGTCTGATCGAGGACGACGGGCTGCCGCCCCAGCCCACCCGCATCGACGACCTGATGCTGCCGCCGGTCGGCTACGACGTCAAGGCGATCTCGATCGGCATGTTCCTGCCGCGCGATGCGCCCGCCGGCGGCGCCGTCGCCTGGCGCGGGCCGATGCTCCACCGCACGGTGAACCAGTTCCTCAACGACGTGTACTTCGGTGATCTCGACGTGCTGCTGCTGGACATGCCGCCGGGCACCGGAGACGTCGCGATCTCGGTGGGTCAGCTCCTGCCGCACGCGGACGTGCTCGTGGTCACCACCCCGCAGCCGGCGGCCGCCGAGGTCGCGGTGCGCAGCGGGCTCGTGGCCCGCCAGACTGGCCAGCGGGTGATCGGCGTCGTGGAGAACATGGCGGCGCTGACCCTCGCGGACGGCACGAGCCTCGACCTGTTCGGCAGCGGTGGCGGTGCCGCGGTCGCTGCCGCGCTGTCGACCGACGACGAGACCGTGCCGCTGCTCGGCTCGATTCCGCTGAGCCCCGCGCTGCGGTCGGGCGGCGACGAGGGACGCCCGATCGTGGCATCCACCCCCGATGATCCCGCCGCCGTCGCGCTCGACGCGATCGCCCTGCGCCTTGCCACCACGGGCCGTTCCCGCGCCGGACGGCCGCTGCCGGTGAGCCGCGCCTGA
- a CDS encoding DUF1003 domain-containing protein, with protein sequence MARRPANPLEAPRGRRTNVLPRSTPSDHRSRDRFGRFTEWIARAMGTPMFLLILSLFCIGWIVWNTTAPPHLRFDDAALGFTALTLVLSLQASYAAPLILLAQNRQDDRDRVQIEQDRQRAERNLADTEYLAREVVALRMAMTEVSDEAVTRDVLRQELKALLEQLDARGAESPRPDAEQPEHP encoded by the coding sequence ATGGCGCGGCGTCCGGCGAACCCGCTCGAGGCGCCCCGGGGCCGCCGCACGAACGTGCTGCCGCGTTCGACCCCGTCGGATCATCGCTCGCGCGACCGGTTCGGCCGGTTCACGGAGTGGATCGCTCGGGCCATGGGCACCCCCATGTTCCTGCTGATCCTGAGCCTGTTCTGCATCGGCTGGATCGTGTGGAACACCACGGCGCCCCCGCATCTCCGCTTCGACGACGCCGCGCTCGGCTTCACCGCGCTGACCCTGGTGCTGTCGCTGCAGGCTTCCTATGCCGCGCCCCTGATCCTGCTCGCGCAGAACCGTCAGGACGACCGTGACCGCGTGCAGATCGAGCAGGACCGCCAGCGCGCCGAGCGCAACCTCGCCGACACCGAGTACCTCGCCCGCGAGGTGGTCGCCCTGCGCATGGCGATGACCGAGGTCTCCGACGAGGCCGTCACCCGCGATGTGCTGCGTCAGGAGCTGAAGGCGCTGCTCGAGCAGCTCGACGCCCGCGGAGCCGAATCACCCCGGCCTGACGCCGAGCAGCCGGAGCACCCATGA